From the Paludibacterium paludis genome, one window contains:
- a CDS encoding N-acetylmuramoyl-L-alanine amidase, producing the protein MSSSKINYTAYRTTTGYGKRVRFLVLHYTAMDFAASTVTLTRQQVGAHYLIPALSDTTYRDAGFTTAQIFNLVDEADRAWHAGVSHWAGRDNLNDTSIGIEIVNLARDERGSITFPDYEDEQIALLKDLLGNILMRYPDISPKNIVGHADIAYTRKSDPGPKFPWQALHQSGIGAWYDSSVKEDFRARFATTLPDRSEIVNAFKRYGYLSPANDGDYRKLVRAFQMHFRPSGYDGTMDAETCAILYALNARYA; encoded by the coding sequence ATGTCCTCAAGCAAAATCAATTACACGGCTTATCGCACAACTACCGGTTACGGTAAACGCGTGCGCTTTTTGGTGCTGCACTATACGGCGATGGATTTTGCCGCATCGACCGTCACACTGACCCGGCAGCAAGTCGGCGCCCATTACCTCATTCCCGCCCTGTCCGATACCACATACCGGGATGCGGGCTTCACCACTGCGCAAATCTTCAATCTTGTCGACGAAGCGGATCGCGCCTGGCACGCGGGAGTCAGCCACTGGGCCGGCCGGGACAATCTCAACGACACCTCCATTGGCATCGAAATCGTCAATCTGGCGCGCGACGAGAGGGGCTCCATCACGTTTCCGGACTATGAGGACGAGCAAATCGCGCTGCTCAAGGATCTGCTCGGCAATATCCTGATGCGCTACCCGGACATCTCGCCGAAAAACATCGTGGGCCATGCCGATATCGCCTACACCCGGAAAAGCGACCCAGGTCCGAAATTCCCCTGGCAGGCACTCCATCAGTCCGGCATCGGCGCGTGGTATGACTCAAGCGTCAAGGAAGACTTCCGCGCGCGTTTCGCAACGACACTTCCCGACCGCAGCGAGATCGTCAACGCATTCAAGCGCTACGGCTACCTCTCGCCGGCGAACGATGGCGACTACCGCAAACTGGTCAGGGCCTTTCAAATGCATTTCCGCCCCTCCGGTTACGACGGGACAATGGACGCCGAAACCTGCGCCATCCTGTACGCGCTCAATGCCCGTTATGCCTGA
- a CDS encoding DNA translocase FtsK: MFLLLVAAGGVVWAARNGRLPDPLAEKVNRWLTLSWWFEPVRKEQWEGPMLNDTLNLGPEPGAAFEPSSPLAQVAGPDASSDEISMERPAAGNDGVPVIDLADVAKALTERQRRMASAELADGGELPVIGRDDLGQPPPLRQPRRKAPSLGPERVLPVIGKDDLGQLPVREGERHRPPSAPRELPLIDHEELERNLKARGRVLPSSPAPQAHDDPELPMIDPDEVRANLRMIHGDRLQKRDPLPARSAPVPEPAAAPLRRMTNPVRSVPSGSSHPAQISPDDIDETPESDWSLTRDYLAAMHRRTAETTPAQARPSTPPATVTPVSVPVPVIHPEPPAAVGGAMAPAAHESAEPFAPSVRSGLQDGVPVIHAVPDTSEREPRPPARETAMNRPVPAGPGTMPVAASEASGCPPTNPGPEPVVVSMVESGTPALHWREDAPDAGGAQARAGEPQNLAAMASGGTEGVAAPARPPVVYGEACLPSLELLRPAESEAETVSEEMLLERGILIEEKLSEFKVKVSVVDACAGPVITRFEVEPAVGVRGSQVVNLVKDLSRALGLASIRVVETIPGKTCMGLELPNPRRQMIRLSEILSSDAFLSHPSHLAMALGKDITGQPVVMDLARAPHLLVAGTTGSGKSVGVNAMILSILYKATPEDARFIMIDPKMLELSVYNDIPHLLAPVVTDMKLAANALNWCVGEMERRYRLMSALGVRNLAGYNEKIREAEASGARLTNPFSLTPETPEPLATLPFIVVVVDEFADLMMVSGKKIEELIARLAQKARAAGIHLILATQRPSVDVITGLIKANIPTRIAFQVSSKVDSRTILDQMGAETLLGQGDMLYLPPGTGYPQRVHGAFVADEEVHGVVEYLKAFGEPDYVEGLLTGEAEADEEGAQAAKAAQGPESDPLYDEAVEIVMRTRKASISSVQRHLRIGYNRAARLIEEMEAAGLVSAMESNGNRTVLVPGRDFS; encoded by the coding sequence ATGTTTCTGCTGCTGGTTGCGGCAGGCGGTGTTGTCTGGGCCGCGCGCAACGGCCGATTGCCCGATCCTCTGGCCGAGAAGGTGAATCGTTGGCTGACCCTGTCCTGGTGGTTCGAACCGGTTCGCAAGGAGCAATGGGAGGGACCCATGCTCAACGATACGTTGAACCTTGGCCCTGAACCCGGGGCGGCGTTCGAGCCGTCTTCCCCTTTGGCCCAGGTGGCCGGTCCGGACGCGTCTTCGGACGAAATCTCCATGGAACGTCCGGCCGCCGGAAATGACGGCGTGCCGGTGATCGATCTTGCCGATGTCGCCAAGGCCTTGACCGAGCGTCAGCGCAGGATGGCATCCGCCGAGCTTGCCGATGGCGGTGAACTGCCGGTGATCGGCAGGGATGACCTGGGGCAGCCGCCGCCGCTGCGCCAGCCGCGGCGCAAGGCGCCGAGCCTTGGTCCGGAGCGTGTGCTGCCGGTGATTGGCAAGGACGACCTCGGCCAGTTGCCTGTGCGGGAGGGGGAGCGCCATCGTCCACCCAGCGCGCCGCGCGAATTGCCCCTGATCGATCATGAGGAGCTGGAGCGTAATCTCAAGGCTCGCGGACGCGTCCTGCCGTCTTCGCCGGCGCCGCAGGCGCATGACGACCCGGAATTGCCGATGATCGATCCGGATGAGGTTCGTGCCAATTTGCGCATGATTCATGGCGACCGCCTGCAAAAGCGCGACCCCTTGCCCGCGCGAAGCGCGCCGGTCCCCGAGCCTGCCGCTGCGCCGCTGCGCCGCATGACCAACCCCGTGCGCAGCGTACCCTCGGGGTCTTCGCACCCCGCGCAGATTTCGCCCGACGATATCGATGAAACGCCGGAAAGCGACTGGAGCCTCACGCGCGATTATCTGGCCGCGATGCATCGCAGGACGGCGGAGACCACGCCGGCGCAGGCGCGTCCTTCCACGCCGCCGGCCACGGTGACGCCGGTCTCCGTCCCGGTTCCGGTGATTCATCCCGAACCCCCCGCCGCCGTCGGTGGCGCAATGGCGCCCGCTGCGCACGAATCGGCCGAGCCGTTCGCGCCGTCCGTTCGGTCCGGACTTCAGGACGGCGTGCCCGTCATTCATGCCGTGCCGGATACCAGCGAGCGCGAGCCGCGGCCGCCGGCTCGCGAAACCGCAATGAACCGGCCCGTGCCGGCCGGCCCCGGGACAATGCCCGTGGCGGCGTCGGAGGCATCCGGTTGCCCGCCAACCAATCCCGGGCCCGAGCCGGTTGTCGTCTCCATGGTCGAGTCCGGAACACCCGCCTTGCACTGGCGGGAGGATGCTCCGGATGCCGGCGGCGCGCAGGCCCGGGCCGGCGAGCCTCAAAACCTTGCGGCCATGGCATCCGGCGGGACGGAGGGTGTCGCCGCGCCGGCCAGGCCGCCGGTGGTTTACGGCGAGGCGTGCCTGCCTTCGCTCGAACTGCTGCGGCCCGCCGAATCCGAAGCCGAAACGGTCAGCGAGGAAATGCTTCTCGAGCGCGGCATCCTGATCGAGGAAAAGCTGTCCGAGTTCAAGGTCAAGGTCAGTGTGGTCGATGCCTGCGCCGGACCTGTGATCACCCGTTTCGAAGTCGAGCCGGCCGTCGGCGTGCGCGGCAGCCAGGTCGTCAACCTTGTCAAGGATCTGTCGCGGGCGCTGGGGCTCGCCTCCATCCGCGTGGTGGAGACCATCCCCGGCAAAACCTGCATGGGCCTGGAATTGCCCAATCCGCGCCGGCAAATGATCCGTTTGTCGGAAATCCTGTCATCGGACGCTTTCCTGTCGCATCCATCGCATCTGGCGATGGCGTTGGGCAAAGACATCACCGGCCAGCCGGTGGTCATGGATCTGGCGCGCGCGCCGCATCTGTTGGTCGCCGGCACCACCGGTTCGGGCAAGTCGGTGGGGGTCAATGCCATGATCCTCTCCATTCTGTACAAGGCGACGCCGGAAGACGCGCGCTTCATCATGATCGACCCGAAAATGCTCGAGCTGTCGGTCTACAACGATATTCCGCATCTGCTGGCGCCGGTGGTCACCGACATGAAGCTGGCGGCCAATGCCCTTAACTGGTGTGTCGGCGAAATGGAGCGCCGCTACCGGCTGATGAGCGCGCTCGGGGTGCGCAATCTGGCCGGTTACAACGAAAAGATCCGCGAAGCGGAGGCGTCGGGCGCGCGTCTGACCAATCCGTTCAGCCTGACGCCCGAGACGCCGGAGCCGCTCGCCACCTTGCCGTTCATTGTGGTGGTGGTCGACGAGTTCGCCGATCTGATGATGGTTTCCGGCAAAAAAATCGAAGAGTTGATCGCGCGGCTCGCGCAAAAGGCGCGCGCGGCCGGCATACACCTGATCCTGGCCACGCAGCGGCCGTCGGTGGATGTCATCACCGGCCTGATCAAGGCCAATATTCCGACGCGTATCGCGTTTCAGGTGTCGTCCAAGGTGGACAGCCGCACCATTCTCGACCAGATGGGCGCCGAGACCCTGCTCGGTCAGGGCGACATGTTGTACCTGCCGCCGGGCACCGGCTATCCGCAGCGGGTGCATGGCGCGTTTGTGGCCGACGAAGAGGTGCACGGCGTTGTCGAGTATCTCAAGGCGTTCGGCGAACCCGACTACGTGGAGGGACTGCTCACCGGCGAGGCCGAGGCCGACGAGGAGGGCGCCCAGGCGGCGAAAGCCGCCCAGGGGCCGGAAAGCGATCCCTTGTACGATGAGGCGGTGGAAATCGTCATGCGTACCCGCAAGGCATCGATTTCGTCGGTGCAGCGCCACCTTCGCATCGGTTATAACCGCGCGGCCCGGTTGATCGAGGAAATGGAAGCCGCCGGGCTGGTCAGCGCGATGGAAAGCAACGGTAACCGCACCGTGCTCGTTCCGGGGCGGGATTTTTCCTGA
- a CDS encoding tetratricopeptide repeat protein: MSAMLDNLLKLIDGPRDGSLLRYGIANELVRLERFAEAVPHLEHAIASQPDYSAAYKLLGKARLSAGDEEGARDAWRRGIGVAMDKGDVQAAREMTVFARRLDKRRDTPQG; this comes from the coding sequence ATGAGCGCCATGCTGGACAATCTGCTCAAACTGATCGACGGACCCCGTGACGGATCCCTGTTGCGTTATGGCATTGCCAACGAGCTTGTGAGGCTTGAGCGGTTCGCCGAGGCGGTCCCTCATCTGGAACACGCCATCGCGAGCCAGCCCGATTACTCGGCCGCCTACAAGCTGCTGGGCAAGGCGAGGCTGTCGGCGGGCGACGAAGAGGGCGCCCGCGATGCTTGGCGGCGCGGCATCGGCGTCGCCATGGACAAGGGCGACGTGCAGGCCGCGCGGGAAATGACGGTGTTCGCCCGCCGCCTGGACAAGCGCCGCGATACCCCGCAGGGTTGA
- a CDS encoding MBL fold metallo-hydrolase yields the protein MALRNGLAALTEWLTGNPHRNVHYNPDRGHHTPSGFRNNYPHGGPGPGDLARWRRERKAAGLPKPPLDDLSCLPADLGFLQANRGERAVTFIGHVTLLWQTAGLNLLTDPVFSERCSPLPFAGPRRHQPPGVALDALPHINAVLLSHNHYDHLDRASVRRLAAQKDGPPRFFVPLGMDAWFRANLPLLPADHIIALDWWESAAIGEVALTFVPVQHWSARTPFDRNATLWGGWIIGDRDWRAFFSGDLGDSRDIDDIAARFAPFDFCALGIGAYEPRWFMKNQHINPFEAVDIHRRLRSRESLGIHWGTFELTDESLDEPPRELARARAAAGIGENEFYVLRPGQTRRLG from the coding sequence ATGGCGCTACGCAACGGACTGGCGGCACTGACCGAATGGCTGACAGGCAATCCGCACCGCAATGTCCATTACAACCCTGACCGGGGCCATCACACACCGTCCGGCTTTCGCAACAACTACCCTCACGGAGGACCCGGACCGGGCGATCTGGCCCGCTGGCGGCGCGAACGCAAAGCGGCGGGCCTGCCCAAACCGCCACTCGACGACCTGTCCTGCCTGCCCGCCGATCTCGGTTTTCTTCAGGCGAACCGCGGCGAGCGCGCCGTGACCTTCATCGGCCATGTCACTCTGCTGTGGCAGACCGCCGGGCTCAATCTGCTCACCGATCCGGTGTTTTCCGAGCGGTGTTCACCACTGCCGTTCGCCGGCCCCAGGCGACACCAGCCTCCGGGCGTTGCGCTGGATGCGCTGCCGCACATCAATGCGGTGCTGTTGTCGCACAATCACTACGACCACCTCGACCGCGCCAGCGTTCGCCGGCTCGCCGCCCAGAAAGACGGTCCGCCGCGGTTTTTCGTGCCGCTGGGCATGGATGCCTGGTTTCGCGCCAATCTGCCGCTCCTGCCGGCCGATCACATCATTGCCCTGGACTGGTGGGAGTCGGCCGCGATCGGAGAGGTGGCACTGACCTTTGTTCCGGTGCAACACTGGAGCGCTCGCACACCGTTCGACCGCAACGCCACGCTCTGGGGCGGCTGGATCATCGGCGACAGGGATTGGAGAGCGTTCTTTTCCGGGGATCTGGGCGACTCGCGCGACATAGACGACATCGCCGCCCGCTTCGCCCCTTTCGATTTCTGCGCGCTGGGCATCGGCGCCTACGAGCCACGCTGGTTCATGAAAAACCAGCATATCAACCCGTTCGAAGCGGTGGACATCCACCGCCGGCTGCGCTCGCGCGAAAGCCTGGGCATCCACTGGGGGACCTTCGAGCTAACCGATGAATCCCTCGATGAGCCGCCACGGGAACTGGCGCGGGCGCGCGCGGCGGCCGGCATCGGCGAGAACGAGTTTTACGTACTGCGGCCGGGACAGACCCGCCGGCTTGGCTGA
- the dbpA gene encoding ATP-dependent RNA helicase DbpA yields the protein MNTKDFASLPLSDDCLANLASLDYLEMTPIQAASLPAALEGRDLIAQAKTGSGKTAAFGLGVLHALNPRWFAVQGLVMCPTRELADQVAKELRRLARYMDNIKVLTLCGGVPMGPQIGSLEHGAHIVVGTPGRIRDHLGKGTLDLSTVKILVLDEADRMVDMGFYDDIENIARACPKRRQTLLFSATYPDSIKRLAAPLLIRPVEIRVESLHNPDKIEQRFYKVDAGRRNETVADLLLHLRPTSTLAFCNTKIHCRELADALRERGISVLALYGDLEQRDRDEILLQFANRSCSVLVATDVAARGLDIKELDLVLNVDVSRDQEIHVHRIGRTGRGEQKGLAVTLAADADLKWVKLIESYQENKVVWRDTSEFAPAPDARLVPPMITLNINAGRKEKLRPGDILGALTGDGGLKAEEVGKINVFDFASYVAIDRRVAPRVIGRLAGKIKGKNVKMRLID from the coding sequence GTGAACACGAAAGATTTTGCCTCGCTGCCCCTGAGCGACGACTGCCTGGCCAACCTCGCCTCGCTGGACTATCTGGAGATGACGCCGATTCAGGCGGCCAGCCTGCCCGCCGCGCTGGAAGGCCGCGACCTGATCGCCCAGGCCAAAACCGGCAGCGGCAAAACCGCCGCGTTCGGCCTGGGTGTCCTGCATGCCCTCAACCCGCGCTGGTTCGCCGTGCAGGGCCTTGTGATGTGCCCGACCCGGGAGCTTGCCGATCAGGTTGCCAAGGAACTGCGCCGCCTCGCGCGCTACATGGACAACATCAAGGTGCTGACACTGTGCGGAGGCGTGCCGATGGGTCCGCAGATCGGTTCGCTGGAGCACGGCGCGCATATCGTGGTCGGCACCCCCGGGCGCATCCGCGACCATCTGGGCAAAGGCACGCTCGATCTGTCCACCGTGAAAATCCTGGTGCTGGACGAAGCCGACCGCATGGTTGACATGGGGTTTTACGACGATATCGAAAACATCGCGCGGGCCTGCCCGAAACGGCGCCAGACCCTGCTGTTTTCCGCGACATACCCGGATTCGATCAAACGGCTGGCCGCCCCGCTGCTGATCAGGCCGGTCGAGATCCGGGTCGAGTCCCTGCACAATCCGGACAAGATCGAACAACGGTTCTATAAAGTCGATGCCGGGCGCCGCAACGAAACCGTCGCCGATCTGCTGCTCCACCTGCGCCCGACTTCGACGCTGGCATTTTGCAACACCAAGATTCACTGCCGGGAGCTGGCCGACGCGCTTCGGGAACGAGGCATTTCGGTGCTCGCCCTCTACGGGGATCTCGAACAGCGCGACCGTGACGAAATCCTGCTGCAGTTCGCCAATCGCAGCTGTTCGGTACTGGTGGCGACCGATGTCGCCGCGCGGGGTCTGGATATCAAGGAGCTCGATCTGGTGCTCAATGTCGACGTGTCGCGCGATCAGGAAATCCACGTGCACCGCATCGGCCGAACCGGACGCGGCGAACAGAAAGGACTGGCTGTCACCCTGGCCGCCGATGCCGATCTGAAATGGGTCAAACTCATTGAGTCCTATCAGGAAAACAAAGTCGTCTGGCGCGACACCAGCGAATTCGCGCCCGCGCCGGACGCCCGGCTCGTGCCGCCGATGATCACGCTCAACATCAATGCCGGCCGCAAGGAAAAGCTCCGTCCCGGCGACATTCTCGGCGCCCTCACCGGCGACGGCGGACTCAAAGCCGAAGAAGTCGGCAAGATCAATGTCTTCGATTTCGCCAGCTACGTCGCGATCGACCGCCGCGTTGCCCCGCGCGTCATCGGCCGCCTGGCGGGCAAGATCAAGGGCAAAAACGTCAAGATGCGCCTGATCGACTGA
- a CDS encoding LysR family transcriptional regulator: MAVFAMVVEEGSMNGAAKRLGITPSAVSQHIRRLETDSGVALLHRTTRKLTLTTAGSTYYRGCRQMLEAAREVRQRLDEMRDAPVGELRISAPVGFGGMILPEALAPLLAANPGLSLELLLHDEQIDLVAHRIDLAVRLGEQTPGLIARHLADTGMMLCAAPACLAAHPAIRHPRDLEKAQWLALGEERAVTLTHADGRTETCRPVARLRSNSIIATRRFTLAGLGVSLQPTQEITQELASGRLLPVLPDWRAPALGVFAVTRTRELPARVRHAIDALRHYLSGR; encoded by the coding sequence ATGGCGGTTTTCGCCATGGTCGTCGAGGAAGGCTCGATGAATGGCGCGGCCAAGCGCCTGGGCATCACGCCTTCGGCCGTCAGCCAACACATCCGCCGCCTGGAGACGGACAGTGGTGTGGCCTTGCTGCACCGGACAACCCGCAAGCTCACCCTCACCACGGCGGGTTCGACGTATTACCGCGGCTGCCGTCAGATGCTCGAGGCCGCCCGGGAGGTCCGCCAGCGCCTCGACGAAATGCGCGATGCGCCGGTCGGGGAACTGCGCATTTCCGCGCCGGTCGGTTTTGGCGGCATGATCCTGCCCGAAGCCCTGGCCCCGTTGCTCGCCGCCAACCCGGGCTTGAGCCTCGAGCTGCTGCTGCATGACGAACAGATCGATCTGGTGGCGCATCGCATCGACCTGGCCGTTCGTCTGGGAGAGCAGACGCCGGGTCTGATCGCGCGTCATCTGGCCGACACCGGCATGATGCTGTGCGCGGCGCCGGCCTGCCTGGCCGCCCACCCCGCCATCCGCCACCCGCGCGATCTGGAGAAGGCCCAGTGGCTGGCGCTGGGCGAGGAACGCGCCGTGACACTGACACATGCCGACGGGCGTACGGAAACCTGCCGTCCGGTCGCCCGCCTGCGCAGCAACAGCATCATCGCCACACGGCGCTTCACGCTCGCCGGCCTGGGTGTCTCGCTGCAACCGACGCAGGAAATCACGCAGGAGCTGGCATCCGGCCGATTGCTGCCCGTGCTGCCCGACTGGCGGGCGCCGGCGCTCGGCGTTTTCGCGGTGACGCGCACCCGCGAACTGCCGGCCCGTGTACGCCACGCCATCGACGCCCTGCGCCATTACCTGTCGGGACGTTAG
- a CDS encoding NAD(P)-dependent oxidoreductase gives MNIALIGATGFVGSAILEELLSRGHRVTAIVTRPERVPVRDGVRALAADATDARTLAAALAGHDVVVSAFNPGWGKPDIRTLFVQGSRAILDAARIAGLRLIAVGGAGSLEIAPGVQLVDTPEFPAEWKDGALGAREALELFRAETAVDWAFVSPPVFLEPGERTGRYRMGKDQVLFGEDGPARISVADFAVAIADEAETPRHRRARFTVAEEVTVALCPLDGAC, from the coding sequence ATGAATATCGCTTTGATCGGCGCCACCGGCTTTGTCGGCTCGGCCATCCTGGAAGAGTTGCTTTCCCGCGGTCATCGGGTCACCGCCATTGTCACGCGTCCCGAGCGTGTGCCGGTCCGCGACGGTGTCCGCGCCTTGGCGGCCGACGCCACCGATGCCCGCACGCTGGCGGCGGCGCTCGCCGGGCACGATGTCGTTGTCAGCGCGTTCAATCCGGGCTGGGGCAAACCCGATATCCGGACCCTGTTCGTCCAAGGCAGCCGCGCGATTCTCGACGCGGCCCGTATTGCCGGCTTGCGGCTGATCGCGGTCGGCGGCGCCGGCAGCCTGGAGATTGCGCCAGGCGTGCAACTGGTCGACACCCCGGAATTTCCCGCCGAATGGAAGGACGGAGCGTTGGGCGCGCGCGAAGCGCTTGAGCTGTTCCGGGCCGAAACGGCCGTCGACTGGGCGTTCGTGTCGCCTCCGGTGTTTCTCGAGCCGGGCGAACGCACTGGCCGCTACCGGATGGGCAAGGATCAGGTTCTGTTCGGCGAGGACGGGCCGGCGCGCATTTCCGTCGCCGACTTCGCCGTGGCGATCGCCGACGAAGCCGAAACACCGCGGCATCGCCGCGCGCGCTTCACCGTCGCGGAAGAGGTCACGGTGGCGCTGTGCCCGCTCGATGGCGCGTGCTGA
- a CDS encoding TIGR03862 family flavoprotein, protein MSHSPDSPARVAVIGAGPAGLMAAEELLALGCRVDLFDAMPSVGRKFLLAGVGGMNLTHSEDFESFLSRYAGRAAQLRPWLEALDGAALREWAHGLGVETFVGTSGRVFPKEMKAAPLLRAWLARLRGAGLAIHVRHRFLGWDDTGALRLAGPDGEIARRADATILALGGASWSRLGSDGRWVEPLSAAGVEIAPLVPANCGFDCAWSEYFSGKFAGHPLKTVAARGTAPDGTSVMRKGECVVTATGIEGSLVYAVSAPLRDRLLAGQRAELVLDLLPDRDAARLAAEIARPRGAASLANHLRKTTGLDGVKAALLRECAPPDRFADPQRLAAAIKSLPVPLVAPRPIDEAISSGGGVTFGALDDGLMLKALPGVFCAGEMIDWEAPTGGYLLTACFASGRVAARGVHRWLRYNEKV, encoded by the coding sequence ATGTCCCACTCTCCCGATTCTCCCGCGCGGGTTGCCGTCATCGGTGCCGGCCCGGCCGGCCTGATGGCCGCGGAGGAACTGCTCGCGCTGGGGTGCCGTGTCGATCTTTTCGACGCGATGCCCTCCGTCGGCCGCAAATTCCTGCTGGCCGGAGTGGGGGGCATGAACCTCACCCATTCGGAGGATTTCGAGTCTTTTCTGTCCCGTTACGCCGGACGAGCCGCGCAGTTGCGGCCCTGGCTTGAGGCGCTGGATGGCGCCGCGCTGCGCGAGTGGGCTCACGGACTCGGCGTCGAAACCTTCGTCGGCACGTCCGGCCGGGTGTTTCCGAAGGAGATGAAAGCCGCGCCGCTGCTGAGGGCCTGGCTTGCGCGTCTGCGCGGCGCGGGCCTCGCGATCCATGTCCGTCACCGCTTCCTCGGGTGGGATGATACGGGGGCCTTGCGCCTGGCCGGACCCGATGGCGAGATTGCCCGGCGCGCCGATGCAACGATATTGGCGCTGGGCGGGGCCAGTTGGTCGCGCCTCGGATCGGATGGCCGGTGGGTCGAGCCATTGTCCGCGGCGGGGGTCGAGATCGCTCCCCTCGTGCCGGCCAACTGCGGTTTCGACTGCGCCTGGAGCGAATACTTTTCCGGGAAGTTCGCCGGACATCCTCTCAAAACGGTCGCCGCGCGCGGCACTGCGCCTGACGGCACTTCCGTCATGCGCAAAGGGGAATGTGTGGTCACCGCGACCGGTATCGAAGGCTCGCTGGTGTACGCCGTGTCGGCGCCGCTGCGCGACCGCCTGCTTGCCGGGCAACGGGCGGAACTGGTGCTCGATCTGTTGCCGGATCGCGACGCCGCCCGTCTTGCCGCCGAAATCGCAAGGCCGCGCGGCGCGGCCTCGCTCGCCAACCACTTGCGCAAAACCACCGGTCTTGATGGCGTGAAGGCCGCGCTGTTGCGCGAGTGCGCGCCGCCCGACCGCTTTGCCGATCCGCAGCGCCTTGCCGCCGCCATCAAGTCGCTTCCCGTACCGCTCGTTGCCCCGCGTCCGATCGATGAGGCCATCAGTTCGGGCGGCGGTGTGACCTTTGGGGCGCTCGACGACGGATTGATGCTCAAGGCGCTGCCCGGCGTGTTTTGCGCCGGCGAGATGATCGACTGGGAAGCGCCGACCGGCGGGTATCTGCTGACCGCCTGCTTTGCCAGTGGACGTGTGGCGGCCCGCGGTGTTCACCGCTGGCTGCGGTACAACGAAAAGGTCTGA
- a CDS encoding sigma-70 region 4 domain-containing protein produces MKLAEFNRLVDSLGLNPRAREAVRLMEIEGMTCRSAACQLDISLSTVSRAHSRFCRAACTCAALIPLLHAGHARQRARPLR; encoded by the coding sequence ATGAAGCTTGCCGAGTTCAATCGTCTGGTCGACAGTCTCGGACTTAACCCGCGTGCCCGGGAGGCGGTTCGCCTGATGGAGATCGAAGGCATGACCTGCCGGTCGGCCGCCTGTCAGCTGGACATCAGCTTGTCCACCGTGTCGCGCGCCCATTCGCGATTTTGCCGGGCCGCCTGCACCTGTGCGGCGCTGATTCCCCTGTTGCACGCCGGGCATGCGCGGCAGCGTGCCCGTCCGCTGCGCTAA
- a CDS encoding ABC transporter substrate-binding protein translates to MTLSRLAVLVAALSTVAGPVFADRLDDIRKAGVVRVAVFDSNPPFGFLDGASRHLNGLDVEYAQAIAKKIGVKLELVPTNPANRIPLLVSGKADLVAANFTVTDERRKQVDFSVPYFASGQQFIVRKGTLKSAAGLAGIRVGVDKGTTQEVTLREKYPKTALVAYDDTPLAFAALRNGNVQAISQDGSKLAALLANAPDKQKYEIAPFTLTREYQAIGLPRGESKLLALVNQTLHDLEKNGSAAKIYDRWFGPSAKAPLPRDYRIGDKL, encoded by the coding sequence ATGACTCTTTCCCGACTCGCCGTCCTCGTGGCGGCCCTGTCCACTGTCGCCGGCCCGGTCTTCGCCGATCGGCTCGACGATATCCGTAAAGCCGGCGTCGTGCGTGTCGCCGTGTTCGACAGCAATCCGCCTTTCGGCTTCCTGGATGGTGCAAGCCGTCACCTCAACGGTCTCGATGTCGAGTATGCCCAGGCCATCGCCAAAAAGATCGGTGTGAAACTGGAGCTTGTGCCGACGAATCCGGCCAACCGCATTCCGCTTCTGGTTTCCGGCAAGGCGGATCTGGTCGCGGCCAATTTCACGGTAACCGACGAGCGGCGCAAGCAGGTGGATTTCAGCGTGCCTTATTTCGCCTCCGGCCAGCAGTTCATCGTGCGAAAGGGTACGCTCAAGAGCGCGGCCGGTCTTGCCGGCATCCGTGTCGGGGTGGACAAGGGCACGACCCAGGAAGTGACCCTGCGCGAGAAGTATCCGAAAACCGCTCTGGTCGCGTATGACGATACTCCGCTCGCGTTCGCCGCCTTGCGCAACGGCAATGTCCAGGCCATCAGCCAGGATGGCTCGAAGCTCGCCGCCTTGCTGGCCAACGCGCCGGACAAGCAGAAGTATGAAATCGCGCCGTTCACCCTGACGCGCGAATACCAGGCGATCGGTCTGCCGCGAGGTGAGTCGAAACTCCTGGCGCTGGTGAACCAGACGCTTCACGATCTCGAGAAAAACGGTTCCGCGGCGAAAATCTACGACCGCTGGTTCGGTCCGTCCGCCAAGGCGCCGTTGCCGCGCGACTACCGGATCGGCGACAAGCTCTGA